A single genomic interval of Anopheles marshallii chromosome 2, idAnoMarsDA_429_01, whole genome shotgun sequence harbors:
- the LOC128709455 gene encoding transient receptor potential cation channel protein painless-like, whose product MLGDFKKFINALDNGACVNLRRDKYSVFELACKTPGRKRFIDACLKRDVRLDEKNPETYEYPIHLAARSFDSENLSQLLEDQRINVDQKFEDRTALYLLLEQIDTDNRKEVFECIKLLLKYHANINATDENSVSPIALLVTAGNDAWRKEILDYCLQNYSVNVDFDQNHARKAIEKHFPGTPIPDIDMEKVTVEILRNKLAAGTVEDFLAAYEKYISQIEDHVLREEDCVELLSVAVNRAKLIAAQKLLEGQMADGKFVGKPALLSGLLAKCCNRGNVPILEWLLSIIPPHEVKLINEDPLLSLLVKQIDEYKDKNKCRFIESMGILLNDPRIEVDKIDVKRYTAMHYAVKYKIDHAQELLLAKGAYIGGEDLFGDSPISEMDSFLLEKHLDSCVTDNDRKPGDEDYEVRINFSNFIPPHRKIQTNYDEMQPIVTIAQTASKKQLLWHPVVASILLLKWIQLTRLFYVNLGFSVLFTISLMYMVFFLDQGDDPFKLFFYIASIVGWIYLIVRELIQLTVDKWMYFLSIENLLELVLISVSGAMLFWHLHYPAVLVSVILSLGLELTLQIAMIPVDTISTYMAMLKTVSKNFLKCLAVCSILLLAFTFSFYTVFRIPASTGLNETADNKTINMTVNDGERFNQFQELPLAFIKTAVMLTGEFEAANMNYKISWVICFLFLLFVFFVAIVMSNLMSGVAVSDTAAIQAESETIGLKKMVFVICKYEKALKMLNANRFLSKTSSWLIPSKSLQLFHKNEPLKDVFLQPSKPRVIEYETSPSKPSSCQATVENGSKQYEALNSTESPRNPYTYNTNHCYYKPFSVMLDKIVKSSRRILNSHQTDVGSIANYMSRLEQRLETMAQEQKELRKNVLSLTENELKKCHKQ is encoded by the exons ATGTTGGGAGACTTCAAAAAATTCATCAACGCACTTGACAATGGTGCGTGCGTAAATCTGCGCAGAGATAAATACTCAGTGTTTGAGCTGGCCTGCAAAACTCCTGGAAGGAAGCGATTTATCGACGCATGCCTGAAACGAGACGTCCGGCTCGATGAG aAAAACCCCGAAACCTACGAATACCCCATTCATCTTGCAGCCCGGTCCTTCGATAGTGAAAATCTCTCTCAGTTGCTTGAAGATCAACGAATCAACGTCGATCAGAAGTTCGAGGATCGTACGGCGCTGTATCTGTTATTGGAACAGATCGATACCGATAACAGGAAGGAAGTGTTTGAGTGTATCAAGTTGCTGCTAAAATATCACGCCAACATAAACGCAACAGATGAAAACAGTGTGTCTCCGATAGCGCTGCTAGTGACGGCCGGTAACGACGCTTGGCGCAAAGAAATATTGGATTACTGTCTACAAAACTACTCTGTGAACGTAGACTTTGACCAAAACCACGCACGAAAAGCgattgaaaaacattttccggGAACTCCAATACCAGACATCGACATGGAAAAGGTGACGGTGGAAATTCTCAGGAACAAGCTGGCAGCTGGTACGGTAGAAGATTTTCTCGCAGCGTATGAGAAATACATCTCGCAAATTGAAGATCACGTGCTCCGGGAAGAAGATTGTGTCGAGCTTCTATCTGTCGCAGTGAACCGGGCGAAGCTGATAGCTGCCCAGAAGCTGCTTGAAGGTCAGATGGCAGATGGCAAATTTGTTGGCAAACCTGCACTACTCTCCGGACTTTTGGCCAAGTGCTGTAATCGTGGAAATGTTCCGATTTTAGAATGGTTGCTCAGCATCATACCGCCTCATGAGGTTAAGTTGATAAACGAAGATCCGCTCCTGTCGTTGCTGGTGAAGCAGATCGACGAGTACAAGGACAAAAACAAGTGTCGCTTTATTGAAAGCATGGGAATTTTGTTGAACGATCCGCGCATTGAGGTCGACAAGATAGATGTGAAACGGTACACCGCGATGCACTACGCTGTAAAATATAAGATCGATCATGCCCAGGAGCTGCTGCTTGCCAAAGGGGCCTACATCGGTGGCGAGGATCTATTTGGAGACTCACCGATAAGCGAGATGGATTCGTTCCtgttggaaaaacatttgGACTCGTGCGTGACGGACAACGATCGCAAGCCGGGCGACGAGGACTACGAAGTGAGAATCAATTTCTCCAACTTCATACCACCGCACCGGAAAATACAAACGAACTACGATGAGATGCAGCCTATAGTAACGATAGCACAAACAGCTAGTAAAAAGCAACTGCTTTGGCATCCGGTGGTAGCGAGCATTTTGTTGCTAAAGTGGATACAGTTAACTCGCTTATTTTACGTAAATTTAggtttttcggttttattcACCATCTCGCTGATGTACATGGTGTTCTTTCTCGACCAAGGAGATGACCCGTTCAAGCTGTTCTTCTATATTGCTTCGATTGTCGGATGGATATATCTGATAGTGCGCGAGTTGATCCAGCTTACGGTGGATAAGTGGATGTACTTTTTATCGATAGAAAACTTGCTAGAGTTGGTGCTCATTTCGGTGTCCGGTGCCATGTTGTTTTGGCATCTTCATTATCCAGCAGTCCTGGTTAGTGTTATCCTGTCACTAGGACTAGAACTCACCTTGCAGATTGCAATGATCCCTGTGGACACCATTTCCACATACATGGCAATGTTAAAAACAGTGTCGAAAAACTTTCTCAAGTGCTTGGCAGTCTGCTCGATATTATTGCTTGCATTTACATTCAGCTTCTACACGGTGTTCAGAATACCGGCTAGCACAGGACTCAATGAAACGGCAGATAACAAGACAATTAACATGACGGTTAATGATGGCGAGCGGTTCAATCAATTTCAGGAACTGCCACTTGCCTTCATAAAAACGGCAGTGATGTTAACCG GAGAATTTGAAGCTGCCAATATGAATTATAAGATCTCCTGGGTTATCTGCTTCTTGTTCCTGCTGTTTGTGTTCTTCGTGGCGATCGTTATGAGCAACCTAATGAGCGGAGTTGCTGTGAGCGATACTGCG GCCATTCAGGCAGAATCGGAAACCAtcggcttaaaaaagatggtGTTCGTTATCTGCAAATATGAAAAGgcattgaaaatgttaaatgcaAACCGATTCCT ATCAAAAACATCTTCGTGGTTGATCCCATCCAAAAGTTTGCAgctttttcacaaaaatgaaccACTAAAGGATGTCTTCTTGCAACCCAGCAAACCGCGTGTAATCGAATATGAAACAAGCCCTTCGAAACCGTCATCCTGTCAAGCAACTGTAGAAAATGGCTCGAAGCAGTACGAGGCGCTTAATAGCACCGAATCACCGCGGAATCCCTATACGTACAACACGAATCATTGCTATTACAAGCCTTTTAGTGTGATGCTAgataaaatagtgaaaagttcGAGGCGAATTCTTAATTCACATCAGACAGACGTAGGTTCGATCGCGAATTACATGTCACGATTGGAGCAGCGATTGGAAACCATGGCGCAGGAGCAAAAGGAGCTTAGGAAGAATGTTTTGTCATTGACAGAAAATGAACTTAAAAAATGCCACAAACAATGA